From the Paenibacillus sp. MMS20-IR301 genome, the window GCCAAGAGCTCTTCATTGCGCGAAAGCTCTGCATTCAATTCATTCAGGCTTTTGCCAAGCTCCTGCTGTAGAGCCGCTATAGTCTTCTGCCGGGTCCGCAAGCTTACGGTATGCTCACCCTGAAGCAGACGGTCATACTCCTGTCTGGCTGATTTCAGCTTCGCCAGATAACCTTCGGCGCCCTGCAGCTCTTCCTCCTGCTCCTTCAGTCTGGAGGCGATTCCCCGCTTCCACTCCAGGAAGCGGTCCGGCTGCAGCACCATCTGCGGCCCCTGATGGGTAAGCAGCCGGAAGGAGGCTTCAGCCGCGTCAGCCATTTCCTCGCGGATGAATACCGGAACAGGTGATTTGAGCAGAAGCTCGTTAAGCATATCCGGCTGCAGCCTGGCCGATTCACGCTTGGTGACGATCAGGCCGTACGGCAGCAGCGGATGGCGCTCCAGCTTTTCTTCACGGACCAGATAAGGCTGGTCGTTAAGATAAGCACTTCCCGTCATGGAGCTGATCTTCAGAGCATCCAGAGCATCCTTTACCGTCACAATATCACTGTTAGGCAGCCAATAGGCTTCCTGCTGCAGCTCCACATCCAGCAGCTGATGATAATATTCGCGTCTGAGCCGCTTGGTCTGCTGCTCGGCGTCATCCAGTCTGCGGATGAACCGCTCCTGGATCAGTGCCTTCGCTTCGAACAATGCCGTCGTTCCCAGCTGCTGATGCTCTTCATACATCTCCAGCAGCACGACCACCTGCGACCAGAGCTGTGATTCCTTGTTCATCTGGCCTTCCAGCCGCTCAGTAAGCTCTTCTGCCTGGGCATCTGCTCCAAGCAGCTTCTCAGCCAGCCGGGTATGCCTGGTGTGCAGTGCCAGCTTCTCTTCCTCCGCTGCCCTGCGCTGCTCATTCAGGGCAGTGATATTCTCAGCAGTGGTCCGGGCTGCGATCAGCGTCCGCTGCAGGGCCGCTGCCGGACCATGCGCCGCCTCCTGTCCGTGGCGGGAGGCGAACACCCCCAGATCCTCTGTATACTGGCGGATTGCAGCCGTTAATTCATGAATCTTCCTGTCCAGTCCGCCGAGTTCGAGCAGAAGTGCTTCACGGCTTTTACGCAGAACGGTCTCTTCAGCTGCAAGGGATTGCTGGCGGCCGCTATAGAATTGAAGCTGTACCTGCCAGAGCCGGTATACCTCATCCCAACTTGCCCTCAGCTCCTGCTTGGCCCCCTGAATCACTTCCTGGCGTTCCTTCATCTCAAGCGAACCTTCAATCGCTTCGATTTCCTTCTGCCATTGTCCGATTTGCCGGAGCTGAAGCTTGCGTCTTGCCAGATAGTGGGCGACCTCAAGCTCCTTCTCCTTCTTCTTCGATTCTTCCAGCCGCTGCTTAGCCCGGGTCTGATTATCCGACACCGCTTTGAAATCATCCGCCTTGCCGTCATGCTCTTCCTTCAGACGCAGGTATTTCAGATTGTCCGTCTCGAATTTCAGCTGCTTCGCTTCCTGGTAATGCCCGGCCAGCTCATCCGCAGTTCTGCGGCGTTTATCTTCAGCGTTCTTCAGTTCATCATAGATGACCGTTGACAACTGCTGTCCAAGCCGTTCTGTCTCCAGAAAGCTCCGGTCAGCCTCGGTCCCCTGCTTAACTGCCTCATACAGCGGTGCGGCAAATGTAGTGAATTCGTCAAAAGCCCGCTCCCTCTGCTCCAGCATCGGCAGACGCTGGGCAACCGTCGCGGTGTCAATGAACATCCGCTGCAGCGAGCCTTCATCCTCGCCCATGCTGCCGTTCAGGCTGGAGCCGATCTCCGGAAGAATCAGCCGCTCGAACAGGTTATGGTTGGTGAAGGCATCATTTTTCTGGAAATACCCTTTGATGCCGCCTTCTTCCCCGTTGATCCGCCGCATATTCCGCCATTCATCAATATGAATATCCTTATCTGCAAGGAAGGCATAATATTTCTTCAGATCGGAGCTGTGGCTGCCGAATACAACAATCTCGTTGCGCCGCTCCCGGACAAACTGCTGAATCATTTCGAAGCTGGCCGGACTGCCCAGCTCCTGATCATATAACGGCAGCGTGGTCAGGCTAAGCTCGGCATTCTCCTCATAATTCAGCAGTGCATAGAGCAGGTAGTCCACTTTGATCTCCAGCTGATCCATAGAATGCTGGGCTGTCATGGCAATCCCCGTAGTTATGTACTCGATCCGCTCCGTACCGTCAAGCCGCCATTCAATGGCAACATGGAAGGTGTAGGGCTTCAGCTGTTTTTTATGATTATGGAAAAAAGCTTCGACCTGATTCTCATTATCTTTGCCCCAGGCCGCTTTGGGCATCAACAGCTGGAAGATTGACTGCAGCAGCACGCCCTTGCCCCCGCCGTTCATCAGGGTGATCAGGGTATTGGCCGGGCCTTCCTCGTTGCAAAGGTCAAGGACCATATCCTCGTATTTCTTCAGCATTTTCTCATATTTCAGTCCGGCGATACGGATTCGCTCAATGCGCGGCATGGGCTTCATCCTCCTTCCCGCTTAGTGTCCGGCCAATCAGTGTCTTCAGCTCTTTATAACGGTCCACATCATGATAGAGATAACGCATCCGCTCATACAGCTCCTCCCGGGGGAAAATCCGTTTCTCATTCTCCGAGATGAACACGAGATGCTCTTCCTCCAGCAGCTTCATCCCTTCGTGAATCAGGCCGATCCGGGAACCGGCACCGCGAGTCAGCGAATCACCGTCCTCCTGGCTTTTGGTCTGCATGAAAAGGCTGGCCCATACCCGGTGCATAGCCTGGATATCCAGCCGCCACTGCTTGCTGAAGCTGCCGTCCCCGTCCATATCCATCCAGGTCTGCAGGATGACGGACACCTGATCCGCAAGCTGAATATAGGACATGCTGTCCTGGCCCGGCTTGAAGTGCTGATCATCCTGATCCATTTCGGCGAGGAAGACCAGAATAACCACATTAATGATATGCAGATGTGTCTTACGCTCGATCCGCGAATATTTATTGCGCAGCTGGGTGAAGTTGCTGGCGAAGCCGGAACCGATCGGACTGACCAGCAAATGAAGACGGTGACCGGAGTTCATAATCCGGCAGCCGGCTTCTTTGGCTACATATTGCAGGGCATCATAAGCAGCCGTATCTTGCAGGCATTCTGCCGCTGCAGGATCATCCAGGGAAATGACTTTCCGGCGCAGCAGATCGAAGAACAGCCTTGAAGCCTGTTGTACTTGCTCTAACGAATAACTCATGCTGAATCAACTCTATTCTCTACTATAGTAATGGTATAAGGACTGATCTCAAGACCGGGGAAGCGGATGCTGCCTTGCCGCCCGGCCCGGATGGTTGTGCGCAGCACCTTGCCCCGCAGGCTCTCAAGCTCCGGATGGTTCATCATCAGATGCCCAATCAGCTTCTGGCATTCATCCGCTCCGCCGTGACCTTCCGCTTCCTGTTCCTGTACCGTAATTTCGGCATGGAACATTTGTATCCACAAATCCACCGCATTAGGGTTAGCTGCCCAGCGCAGCTGATCTTCCTCCGAGAAGGCTTCCGCCGATAAAGTAAAGCTTCCATGTGCGGCAAGCTCCGTGAAGACAGGCAGCCATAGCTCAGTTACCCCGGCCCAGTTTATGCCTTTAGGGATATATTGAATCTCTTCGTCTTCCCCGGCGTCATCCAGCGTGTCCGGCAGTTCCTCCGGGAGGAACCCGACATCCTGCTCTTCCCAGGCCCAGGCCAGCGGATAGATGAAGTCCTGGCTGGGGGAGAACAGGCCCTCTATTAAGGTCCCGAGACTATCTCCGTCCGGCAGTCCCTCAGGCTTCACCCACTCCTCCCACACATGGGTCCGGAAGTTGAAGCCCGCCGCGCCCCAGAACAGCTCCGGGAAGTTCAGCCTCAGATTCGTTTCCGCCTCAAAAATACTCAAAACGACCCCGGCCAGCTCATCATGCACTCTCCGTGACAGCTCCACCCGCTCCGAGAGCAGGCGGAGCTCATTGAAGTCAATCACATCCTTCTCATCATTGGCGAGCCGGGCCAGCGAGCGGTGGATGTTATCGAAATGCTTCCGTTCTTCATCGAACTGCTGATGGATCTCCTCCAGCCGCTGATGCCGCTGCGTGCCGTATTCACTGAAGATATGCTTCGGATTGCGGCGCAGCGCATTACGGTATTCCTGCTGCTGCTGAATCATCTTCCGCACCCGCGAGATCAGCTCATTGACATCCTGCATCGCCCGGGTAACCCGGCCATGCTTGATATGCATCTGAATCTCCAGCAGCTTAATGCTGATCTGGAATTCGTCAATAATCTCGTGGCTCATGAAGATCAGCTCCATCGCATACTCGGAGAGCTGGTAGATGGTGGTCCCGTTCTCCTCCCAGCTCGTGCGGGTAGCATCCTCATCTACAGCGAAATACTTATACTTTTGCACCGTCATCTGCCGGGAATGATCATCATAATAATTAGCCTCGAAATCCCCGCCGTTGCCGCTCCAGAGCAGCCCGTCCACCAGCCGCTCCACCGATTCCGGACTCCCGAGCTTCGCAATTCCGAAGCGTTCTAATGAGCGCCAGGCCAGATTCACCAGATCCTCTTTGGACCGCTGTTCATCCGATTCCAGCTCCAGATAATAGACCTGCAGCAATACGCTGAGGGCAATCATCTCCTTATACGGCTGAAGCTCGCCGAGATTCATCCCTGCGCCCAGGCTCCACAAGGGATTCAGCCGTTTATTCCGTTCTCCAAAATCACTCCAGTTCATCCTCTTGCCAACCTCGCCATCACTTCATAATTTAAGACTTCCTGGGGAATCCTTTTATTTTCTTTCAACAATGCTTTCGATAACTTCTTTAATTCGCTCTTTCATACTATCATCCTCACAAAATAACATAAACCCACATCTGCCCTAAGGGCAAAATATGGGCCGGAAGTGTCAAAAGAATAATTAAAGGGAATATACGTTTCTATTCAAATGTCATTTAATTATAGCAATCTTTCTTGAACATGGCTATTTGCAAAATGAACAGGACTGTCTCAAAACCCTTCATACGCGTGAATGGCCCCCCGTTAAGAAAGTAGCCAGGCACGCAACGGTTGTTCAAGTGACTAGCTAAACGTTACGGACAGGAGAGACGTTAAGCTTGCGGAAAGGCAGCAAAGTGCGGAACCTTAAGGACATCAGCGCCGTTATTTCACCGGAAAAGCGGAGTTAACCCATGAAAAGCGGCGGATAAGGGCCGTGGTGTCCGTAAAACCGCCCAAAATGCCTATTTTGAGCGAATAAGGGCTGTGATGTCCATAAGGGTCATAATGGGGCTACATTTGAACCGGAGAGTTGGCCTAAGTCGCTATGCATTATTCTGATATAGGCGGGATTTACTTAGCAGCAAACTGGATTGGAGTGAGAAAAATAGCTGCTGGCATAAAAAAGGGTTGACCCAAGCAGCTATTTCGCAGCCTTTTGAGTCAACCCCGGCATAAGCCCGCAACCCGGGCCCGTTATTTATATTTGACGTTAAGCAAATAGTGCAGATTGTCTTTTACCGCTGGCCACTCGTCATCAATGATACTATACAGCGCATTGTCCAGTGCAGCACCGCCTGCGGTTAACCGCTGCTTGCGCAGGATGCCTTCCCTGACAGCACCAATCCGTTCAATCGCCCGCTGCGACCGCAGATTGTCACTGACAATGGAGAAGTTTACCCGGATCAGGTTCAGATCCTCGAAACAATGATGCAGCAGCAGCGACTTGGATTCGGTATTCACCGGTGTTCTCCAGTATTCCGGGGAAATCCAGGTGCCGCCGATCTCTGCATTGCGGTGGGTATAATCCAGATGCATTATCCGCGTAGAGCCGGCGATCCGGCCCGAAGCCCGGTCTATTACAGCATAAGGTATATCCGTACCCATAGCCTGATTAACCATTGCGGTATCTATTAACTGATGGGCTTGCTGGGATGTGCTGATCTTCCTCCAGGTATATTCCCAGATCAGCGGATCAATAAGCAGCTTGACCAGTTCCGGACGATGCTCTTCCTTCAGGGGAACCAGCGTAACCACGCTGCCCTCCAGTTGCTGTGTGTCCATTGAAATCACTCGGTCGTCCTCCCAGACTAATGAAGTCTATATAATGAAGCAATTTATGTCCGGGCAGCGATCTGACCGGCCATCTGCTGAATAAGCTCCTGTACACTCAGAGACACCAGCGCCTGCTCCGCACGGCTTCTCACCGAGACCGTACCGGAATTCTGCTCCTGGTCTCCAAGCACCAGAGTATAAGGCACTTTCTCTAGCTGGGCTTCACGGATTTTGTATCCCAGCTTCTCGCTCCGCAGATCGACCTCCACACGCAGTCCTGCGGACTGCATCAGTTTCTTGACCTCAAAGGCATAACCGGCATGAACCTCGGCCACGGGGAGCAGTTTGGCTTGTACAGGAGACAGCCATAGCGGGAATGCCCCGCTGAAATGCTCTGTAAGAATACCCATGAACCGGTCGATCGAGCCGAATACCGCGCGGTGAATAACCACCGGACGATGTTTCGCATTGTCCTCACCGATATAAGTAAGATCGAACTTCTCAGGCATCTGGAAATCCAGTTGGATTGTACCGCATTGCCAGCTTCTTTTCAAGGCATCCAGGACATGAAAATCAATTTTCGGCCCATAAAAGGCTCCATCCCCGGGGTTAATCCGGTAATCCAGCCCGCTTCGCTGCAAAATCCGTTCCAGGGACTGCTCCGCCTGATCCCATAATGCTTCATCCCCCATGTAGTCAGCCGGACGAGTGGACAATTCTACCTTGTAGCTGAACCCGAACACTTTATAGATCCGGTCAATCAGCTCCAGAATAAGACCGATCTCCTCCCCGATCTGCTCCGGCAGCACAAACAGATGGGCATCATCCTGGCAGAATGTGCGGACCCGCATCATCCCGTTCAGCGCACCGGAGGATTCATGGCGGTGACACTGCCCGTACTCGGCAATACGGAGCGGCAGCTCCCGGTAGGAGCGCAGGCTGTTCTTGAAGATCAGCATATGGCCGGGACAGTTCATCGGCTTCAGCGCATAGCTTGTTTCATCAACCTTAGTGAAATACATCTCGTCTTTGTAATGATCCCAGTGTCCGGATTGCTCCCACAGCCGGTTGTTCATCATCAGCGGAGTACGGACCTCCTCGTAGCCGCTCTGCCGCTGCATTTCACGGGAGAAATTCTCCAGCTCAGTGCGGATAAACATTCCTTTCGGCAAATAAAACGGCATTCCCGGCGCTTCCTCCGAGAACATGAACAGCCCCAGCTCCTTGCCTAGCTTGCGGTGATCCCGTTTCTTCGCTTCCTCCAGCCTGTGCAGATGCTCATCGAGCTGCGCCTGCTTCAAGAAGGCAGTACCATATATCCGCTGGAGAACCTGATTATCCGCATTTCCCTTCCAGTAGGCTCCGGCTACACTAAGCAGCTTGAATGCCTTGATCCTGCCTGTGGAGGCCAGATGCGGCCCGCGGCACAGATCGGAGAATTCCCCCTGCTCATAGATGCTGATCTCTTCATCCTTCGGCAGATCACGGAGCAGTTCGAGCTTCAGCGGCTCCTCCAGCTGCGCGAACCGTTCCACGGCTTCATTATAGCTGACAACCCGGCGGATAATCGGCAGGTTCTCGGCAATGATGGACTGCATCTCGCGTTCTACCGCAGCTAGATCTTCGGAGGATAACGGCCGGGCAATATCTATATCGTAGTAGAATCCATCCTCGATGACCGGACCGATCCCCAGCTTTACATTCTTCTCCCCATAAATCCGCTTTATCGCCTGGGCCAGCAGATGGGCTGTGCTATGTCTGAGAATCGCTAGTCCGTCACTGCTGTCCGCCAATATAATTTCAACGAGGCTGTCCCGGTCAATCCTGTGATCAAGGCCAACGAGCCTGCCGCCGATCCGGCCGGCTACCGCATTCTTCCGCAGACTGGCGCTTATCGACTCAGCAACCTGCGCAATCGTGGTGTTATGCGAATACCTCCTATTAGTTCCATCCGGCAAAGTTACTTGAATCTCCATGATTGCGGCCTCCATTTCTACAAGTTATATTCAGTGTATTGAACGCAAAAAAACGCATCTCATCCCGTAAAGGGACGAGTGCGCTTAGCTCGTGGTTCCACCCTAATTCGACTATGGACCCAGTATCCCCGGCTGTTCGGCAGAATCGTGATCGGCATAATCCTCATGGCATCCGTTATCGGGGATGGGGCGGCGGTATTTACGCACCTCTCTAACAGCAGGAGGGTTCAGTACCGCGGCTGCAAAGGGGTAATATCCGGCTGGTCTCTGTAAGAAGCTCTCACCTTGCACTTCTCTCTCTGGTCAGTCCTTGAAGGATATCATGTCTTTGGTCATGGCCTTAAGTTATGGTGTTGATGGTTACATAATACTGAATGGGTTCGGCAAAAGTCAATACCGCATCTGAAAATTAGTTAATTGCCTGCTGCCCGGCAGCCGCAAATTATCTGTTAGCATAATTCACATCAATACGTGAAATAATATCCCCCACTTTATCCACTGAAGACGCAATATGATCTGCTCCGGCAGCAGACAGCTCCTCTTCCGAACCATATCCGATCAAGACCCCGATGGACGTCACACCGCAGCTTTTTGCCCCGATAATATCATGCTCCCGGTCCCCGATCATCAGCGCCTGTGCTGCGGGAATAGAATTCTCATCCAGCACGTACTGAATCACTTCCCGCTTCTTCGACCGGGTTCCGTCCAGATTACTGCCTGCTGTGAATTTGAAATAACCTTCCAGCCCGTAATGAGCAAGAATCTGCTCGGCAAATACCGTAGGCTTGGAAGTGGCTACATACAGGCTGAACCCTTGATCTGAAAGGTCCTTCAGCAGCTTGGGAATCCCGGGAATCACGCTGTTCTCGAACATGCCCACAGTCCGGTAACGTTCGCGGTAATAATCCACTGCCTGCTGTGCTGCCTCCGCAGTGAAGCCCTGAATTTCAATGAAAGAATCATAGAGCGGCGGTCCGATATACGGTATCAGCAGATCCGGATGCTCCACGGCAATGCCAAACTTATTCAGCGCATATTCTACGCATCTGGTGATCCCTTCCTTGGGATCGGTCAAAGTACCGTCAAGGTCAAATAAAATATGCTGCAAGCTATCATTCACTGCTGGTCTTGCTCCCTTCTCAATCAACTTCTAACCATCATACCCCCGTTTCTACATACTTTCCACATACTTTTCTACTAACATTCCTATGTAAGCTATTATTCATATTGGAGGATGTAACATGAACATGACGCATTATATGTCCCTGCTGGCGGACAATCAGCCCTGGAATCTGATTCTCTTCATGGCGATTCCCGTAATTTTTGCCGAGACGATCACCGTAACCGAGTTTATCATTCTGTTCACGAAGAAGCTGAACGGACCGCTCAGAGCCTTCAACCGGGTATGCAGTATTCTTGCCGGATTATACTTCACCGGAGTTTTCTTATACCTATTCCCTACCGCCTTCATTCCGCTCACCGCCAATGGGGAATGGCATACGTGGGTGGATGTGGTTGCAGTAAGCTTTTACTTAAGCGGAGTCCTCTTCCTACTGCCATTAGCACTGCTGGACCTCGGACTGATCGCCCGGAACCGCAGTGAGGAAAGCAAGCTGAAGCTGCACTTCCTGCTGATCAGCGGCTTCCTGGTCGTTGCTCACATCGCTATGATCTTCGGAATGGTCAATCCGGAAATCATGGGCGGGATGGCCGGGATGAACCACTAGAGCATAAGCGTTTATATAAGACGAACTTAGCACATGTTTAATTGGGTCTCCCCCGTCCAAGCAAACCGGACTTGTCGCGTATATGATTTATTAACGCTTGAGACTGATAGAGACGGGTGAGGACAATGAAACTGCTGGAGGTCAAACAAGGATACAGGCTGATTGTCAGCTTGGGCTTCTCTTGTGCACCGGCAATCAATCTGAAAAGATACGGGTTACGGAAATTTTCGATGCCGCTGGATTGGATGATTTCATACTCACTGACTGATGTTAACCGGCTGCTGCGCAGCAGATTTCAGCAGTTCATGGAATTCAGAAATCTGCACAAGCTGGATGAGACCGATTTCCTGCTGGATGACGGGGATCCCGTCTATCTGGATAACCTCAGAAGCGATCTATC encodes:
- a CDS encoding DUF6063 family protein; protein product: MSYSLEQVQQASRLFFDLLRRKVISLDDPAAAECLQDTAAYDALQYVAKEAGCRIMNSGHRLHLLVSPIGSGFASNFTQLRNKYSRIERKTHLHIINVVILVFLAEMDQDDQHFKPGQDSMSYIQLADQVSVILQTWMDMDGDGSFSKQWRLDIQAMHRVWASLFMQTKSQEDGDSLTRGAGSRIGLIHEGMKLLEEEHLVFISENEKRIFPREELYERMRYLYHDVDRYKELKTLIGRTLSGKEDEAHAAH
- a CDS encoding GNAT family protein, whose protein sequence is MDTQQLEGSVVTLVPLKEEHRPELVKLLIDPLIWEYTWRKISTSQQAHQLIDTAMVNQAMGTDIPYAVIDRASGRIAGSTRIMHLDYTHRNAEIGGTWISPEYWRTPVNTESKSLLLHHCFEDLNLIRVNFSIVSDNLRSQRAIERIGAVREGILRKQRLTAGGAALDNALYSIIDDEWPAVKDNLHYLLNVKYK
- the thrS gene encoding threonine--tRNA ligase; translated protein: MEIQVTLPDGTNRRYSHNTTIAQVAESISASLRKNAVAGRIGGRLVGLDHRIDRDSLVEIILADSSDGLAILRHSTAHLLAQAIKRIYGEKNVKLGIGPVIEDGFYYDIDIARPLSSEDLAAVEREMQSIIAENLPIIRRVVSYNEAVERFAQLEEPLKLELLRDLPKDEEISIYEQGEFSDLCRGPHLASTGRIKAFKLLSVAGAYWKGNADNQVLQRIYGTAFLKQAQLDEHLHRLEEAKKRDHRKLGKELGLFMFSEEAPGMPFYLPKGMFIRTELENFSREMQRQSGYEEVRTPLMMNNRLWEQSGHWDHYKDEMYFTKVDETSYALKPMNCPGHMLIFKNSLRSYRELPLRIAEYGQCHRHESSGALNGMMRVRTFCQDDAHLFVLPEQIGEEIGLILELIDRIYKVFGFSYKVELSTRPADYMGDEALWDQAEQSLERILQRSGLDYRINPGDGAFYGPKIDFHVLDALKRSWQCGTIQLDFQMPEKFDLTYIGEDNAKHRPVVIHRAVFGSIDRFMGILTEHFSGAFPLWLSPVQAKLLPVAEVHAGYAFEVKKLMQSAGLRVEVDLRSEKLGYKIREAQLEKVPYTLVLGDQEQNSGTVSVRSRAEQALVSLSVQELIQQMAGQIAART
- a CDS encoding HAD family hydrolase, which codes for MNDSLQHILFDLDGTLTDPKEGITRCVEYALNKFGIAVEHPDLLIPYIGPPLYDSFIEIQGFTAEAAQQAVDYYRERYRTVGMFENSVIPGIPKLLKDLSDQGFSLYVATSKPTVFAEQILAHYGLEGYFKFTAGSNLDGTRSKKREVIQYVLDENSIPAAQALMIGDREHDIIGAKSCGVTSIGVLIGYGSEEELSAAGADHIASSVDKVGDIISRIDVNYANR
- a CDS encoding DUF6803 family protein; the encoded protein is MNMTHYMSLLADNQPWNLILFMAIPVIFAETITVTEFIILFTKKLNGPLRAFNRVCSILAGLYFTGVFLYLFPTAFIPLTANGEWHTWVDVVAVSFYLSGVLFLLPLALLDLGLIARNRSEESKLKLHFLLISGFLVVAHIAMIFGMVNPEIMGGMAGMNH